The Pseudanabaena sp. ABRG5-3 genome includes the window TGTATTAATCAAATGATGGGTATCAGGAGTTAATGGACAATGGAGGGAAATAATATCGGACTGCGATAATAGTTCTGCCATAGACACATATTTCATGCCTAGTTCTAAACAGATCGGATTGTGATAGGCATCATAACCTAATAATTTGCAGCCAAATCCACGCATAATCTGGGCGAAAATTGCGCCGATTTTCCCTGTCCCCACAACACCAACCGTTGCTCCATGCAAATCAAAACCGAGTAATCCCTCAATGGAAAAATTGCCTTCTCTGACACGGTTGTAAGCTCGATGAATCTTTCGATTTAAAGACAAAATCAAAGCGACGGCATGTTCAGCTACCGCATAGGGCGAATAGGCAGGAACACGCACGATCGTCATCCCCAAATTGCTTGCAGCAGTCAAGTCTACATGGTTAAACCCTGCCGATCTTAGCGCGATTAATTTTGTGCCACCCTTAGCAAGGATTTGCAGCATTTCGGCATTGAGATAGTCATTAATAAAAATGCAGATGGCGGGAAATCCTGCGGCAAGAGAAATTGTCTCATAGCTTAGGTGTGACTCAAAAAAGATGATTTCATGGCGATGCTTCTCATTTTCTACTCCAAAAAATTGGCGATCGTAGGGCTTGGTATTGAAAAACGCGACTTTCATAATTAGTTGGATAGTGTACATCACATAATAAAGGCTCGCTTAGCGAGCCTTTATCAAGTTTAAGAATTAACCACCAACCTTCAGGGTAGCTTTGGCTGGGTCATAGGGTTCTAGTTCTACCTTAACGGGTTTAACTTTCCAGATGTCATCGCAATATTCTTTAATTGTGCGATCGGAAGAGAACTTGCCAGAACGCGCAACATTGAGAATACTCATAGTTGTCCAAAGCTCGACATCCTTATAGGCTTCACTTACCTTTGCCTGACAGTCAGCATAGGCTTGGTAATCTGCCAACAGCATATAGTCATCACGATGGAGGAGTGCATCGACCAAAGGCTTAAACAAGTCCTTTTCTCCAGGGGAGAAATATCCCATGCTCAGGCGATCGAGAACATGACGCAGTTCTTCATTTTTCTCGTAGAAGGAATAGGGGTTATAGCCTTCAGACTTCATCTGTTCTACTTCCGCAGCCGTGAGACCAAACAGGAAGAAGTTCTCTTCACCGACTTCCTCGCGAATTTCGATATTGGCTCCATCCAATGTGCCAATGGTTAAGGCTCCATTCATCGTGAATTTCATATTGCCTGTACCAGAAGCTTCTTTACCTGCGGTAGAGATTTGCTCTGATAGATCCGCCGCAGGATAGATCAACTGTCCTAACGAAGCGCTGAAGTTAGCTAAAAAGACAACTTTCAGTCTGCCATGGACATCAGGATCGCGATTGACGACATCGGCTACGGCATTGATTGCTTTGATAATCAACTTCGCCATGAAATATCCAGGGGCTGCCTTGCCACCAAAGATGAAGGTGCGAGGAGTCATTTGGATACTAGGATTTTGCTTGATGCGAAGGTACAGGGCAATGATATGCAGCAGATCAAGATGTTGACGCTTGTATTCATGAATCCGCTTGACTTGAATATCAAAGATGGAGTTGACATCCACTTCCACGCAATTGTGAGCCATGATGTAATCAGCCAGTTTTTGCTTATTAGCTTGTTTAATCTGTCTCCAGCGATCGCGAAAATCTTTATCATCCACAAAAGCTTCGAGTTTACGCAGTTCATCAAGATGCTTGAGCCAAGTATCACCGATTTTTTCGGTAATCAATCCTGACAAGGCTGGGTTAGCAAGCAGTACCCAACGGCGAGGTGTGACCCCATTAGTTTTGTTGTTAAACTTCTCTGGCCAAAGTTTGTAGAAGTCCCTCAAAACATCTTGCTTGAGTAGCTCAGTATGCAATGCCGCAACACCATTAACTGCGTGACTGCCAACGGTGGCAAGGTTTGCCATGCGTACCTGTTTGCCACCACTTTCTTCAATGATCGAGAGGCGAGACAATAATTCTTCATCATCGGGATACCAAGTCTGCACATCCTGCAAGAAGCGATGATTGATCTCATAAATGATTTCCAAATGCCGAGGCAATAGACTCTCAAATAGAGGTACACCCCATTTCTCTAATGCCTCAGGCATGAGCGTGTGATTTGTGTAAGCAAAGGTACTTTGGGTGATCCGCCATGCTTCATCCCAGAAGAGTTCATGCTCATCGACTAACAGACGCATCATTTCTGCAATACTGATTGCGGGGTGCGTATCATTTAGCTGGATCGCGGCATGTTCAGGTAAGTTGTCGAGACGATTGTATTTTTTAAGATGACGACGAATGATATCTTGCAGTGAGCAGGATACAAAGAAAAATTGCTGCTCTAGACGCAACTGACGACCTTGAGGGGTGTTGTCATTGGGATAGAGAACCTTGGAAATGGTTTCTGATTTGATCTTGGTGGCTACCGCGCCGTCATAGTCGCCAGAGTTAAAGGCTTGGAAGTTAAAGTCTTCACCTGCTTCCGCTTTCCATAGACGCAAAGTATTTACGGTGTTGGTTTGATAACCGGGAACTGGGGTGTCATGGGGGATGCCTTCAACGGTGAAGCTAGGAATCCAACGGGTATGGGGACGACCGCGATCATCATTGTAGATTTCCGTATGTCCACCAAATTTTACTTGGACGGTGGACTCATAGCGGACGACTTCCCAAGGATTGCCACAACGTAGCCACTTGTCGGGGATCTCCACCTGCCAGCCATGCTGAATTGATTGGTTGAAAATACCAAATTCATAGCGGATGCCATAGCCCATGGCAGGGACTTCTAAGGTAGCTAGGGAATCGAGGAAACAAGCAGCTAAACGCCCCAAACCACCGTTACCTAAACCGGGATCAGGTTCCTGCTCTAATACTTCGGTAAGGTCTAGTCCCGACTCTCGTACAGCTTGCTCGATCGATTCGTAGAGGTCAAGGTTAATCAAGCTATTACCAAGATGTCGCCCCATCAAAAATTCGGCAGACAGGTAATAAACAGTCTTGATGTCTTGCTCATGGTAGACCTTGAGGGTTTGAAGCCAACGTTGCAACAGGCGATCGCGTGTGGTGTACGACAACGCCATGTAGTAGTCGGTGAAGTTTGCCAGAAGTGCCAGTTTGCCTTGTATGTAGAAAAGGTTATCGGCAAATGCTCGCTTGAGGGTTTCAATACTTAAACCTGTGCGATCGTCTTCTACCGTAATATTGCTGGTTTGATTAGCAACATTTGTTTGCATAGAATTATTCCTGAATGATTACTTGTCTTATTGCCGTTCTGCTGACCCTAAGGCGGAGGGCAAGGCTACACTCCTATCCAAGCATAAACTTTGGGATGTTGGGTATTTATTAACTGATAATTTATGTTTGGAGAGCGCAATATTTACGGTTTCCTGACATTAGCTTAAATTTTTATAAAAAAAAGCTTGTTTAGCTCAATTCGTACATGCAAAAGTAGACATTTAAAATACTTGTAGCGATTTGCGCTCTCTGAAAGGAACCATAAAGGAGCAACATTCTTATTGGAATTGGTAACCAGCTAGGCATAATTAAAAACCACAGTTAAAACCTATGACGCATGCTGTGCGTGCGTCATAGGTTTTAGGGCTTTGTATTTAATTGCACCTAGCTACCTATGAAATAGTACTTTCAATAAAAACAAAAATCTTGAAAAACCTTGCCAACATCGCCACTCACGTATTTATGAAGCCCAACAAAATAATCAATGTAATCAATACCTCTTGGTGGATTGATAATGCCATTGTTGCTTTGCTTTACTTTGTTTTTGGTGCATTGGTTCTGAAACTGCCCCAATCCCCTCTTGGTTCACCATTTTGGCCATCTGCGGGGATCGCTGTGGGGGCTTTACTTGCAAGAGGGCGATCGCGATGGTTTGGCATATTTTTGGGAGCAGCTTTAAACAGTCTTTTGAATTCTAAAGTGCCTTTCATTTTCGCAATCATGGCAGGGCTTGCACCTGCGATCGGCGCTTTAGTATCGACTACTTTGGTATTGCATTTTAACAAGACCAATTATTTCTTAGGCTACGTTAATCATTTTGTAGTATTTGCGCTGTCAGTCACCTTTAGCGGCACGATTTTGCAAGCATTATTGGGGTCTTCAATCGTACTTTGGGCGGGATTACTCCCTTTAGATATCTACTGGAGTGTTACCTTAGGATGGTGGGTTGGCGATGTGGTAGGTATTTTAGTATTTGCCCCTTTGATCTTGGCATGGTGGAATAAGGAAACAAAAATAAAACTGAATAAGATCAAGCAAAAACTTGACATTCTTGATAACCAATTTGATTTCAAAGAACTATTTTTCGCGGTAACGCTCTTAATTGTTATTTCTTATTTAGCACTTATAAAAAGTCAACCAATTGAGTATTTACTACTGCCATCTTTGCTATGGTCTGCCTTCCGATTTGGTTCCAAAATCACAACCTTGCTCGTAACAACTACGGCAATGGTAGCTTCCATTAGTACAGCCTATAGAATTGGGGTTTTCTACAAAGTATCTCAAGAGAGTAGTTCCCTCTTACTGCTACAACTATTTATGGGAGTGATCTCCATAACTGCGATCGTGGTCTTAGCCTTGGTTGCCGAAAATAATCGAGCCGCCGCAAAACTTCAAGAGCAGGTATTTCTCAAAGATCAAGCATATACTCAGCTAGACCAAGTTAACAAAAATCTCGAAGATATCATTGCAGAACGAACTAGTGAATTGGTGGAAGCAAATAGAGAAATCAGCTTCCTTAATCAGCAATTAACCACTGAAAATATCCGCATGAGTTCAGAGCTAGCCGTTACTCGACGCTTGCAGGAAATGATCTTACCAAAGGTCAAAGAGTTAAACAGTATTGCAGAACTAGATATTGTGGGATTTATGGAACCTGCCGATGAGGTGGGTGGCGATTATTATGATGTTCTACAACAAAATGGAAGGATTAAAATTGGTATTGGTGATGTGACGGGACATGGATTAGAAAGTGGCGTAATCATGATTATGGTGCAAACAGCTATCCGCGCTTTATTAATTAATGGCGAGACCGATCCTGTGAGATTTTTATCAACAGTCAATCATACGATCTATGAAAATATTCAGCGCATGAATTCCGATAAGAATTTAAGTCTCATTCTCATGGATTATCACGAAAATGTACTGCGTCTAAGTGGACAGCATGAGAGTGTGATTGTCTCTAGAGCTAATGGGGATGTTGAAATTATTGATACAGACTCGTTAGGTTTTCCGATTGGTTTAACGGATGAAATTAGTGAGTTCATCTTTGAAATAAATATCAATTTAGAACTGGATGATGTAGTGGTACTCTATACAGATGGTATTACTGAAGCGGAGAATGTAAACAAGCAGTTCTATGGGCTTCCACGGTTAATCGAAGTAATTAAACAAAACTATCAAGATTCTGTTGATCAAATCAGAGAAATGATCATTGCTGATGTCCGTGAGTTTATTGATTCTAGCAAAGTTTATGATGACATCAC containing:
- a CDS encoding 2-hydroxyacid dehydrogenase yields the protein MKVAFFNTKPYDRQFFGVENEKHRHEIIFFESHLSYETISLAAGFPAICIFINDYLNAEMLQILAKGGTKLIALRSAGFNHVDLTAASNLGMTIVRVPAYSPYAVAEHAVALILSLNRKIHRAYNRVREGNFSIEGLLGFDLHGATVGVVGTGKIGAIFAQIMRGFGCKLLGYDAYHNPICLELGMKYVSMAELLSQSDIISLHCPLTPDTHHLINTEAIAKLKTGTMLINTSRGGLIDTQAAIDGLKSGAIGYLGIDVYEQEADLFFEDLSNEVIQDDTFQRLLTFPNVIVTGHQAFFTSQALANIAETTLANITEFAESGTCTNEVKIDNAIANKYKT
- a CDS encoding glycogen/starch/alpha-glucan phosphorylase; amino-acid sequence: MQTNVANQTSNITVEDDRTGLSIETLKRAFADNLFYIQGKLALLANFTDYYMALSYTTRDRLLQRWLQTLKVYHEQDIKTVYYLSAEFLMGRHLGNSLINLDLYESIEQAVRESGLDLTEVLEQEPDPGLGNGGLGRLAACFLDSLATLEVPAMGYGIRYEFGIFNQSIQHGWQVEIPDKWLRCGNPWEVVRYESTVQVKFGGHTEIYNDDRGRPHTRWIPSFTVEGIPHDTPVPGYQTNTVNTLRLWKAEAGEDFNFQAFNSGDYDGAVATKIKSETISKVLYPNDNTPQGRQLRLEQQFFFVSCSLQDIIRRHLKKYNRLDNLPEHAAIQLNDTHPAISIAEMMRLLVDEHELFWDEAWRITQSTFAYTNHTLMPEALEKWGVPLFESLLPRHLEIIYEINHRFLQDVQTWYPDDEELLSRLSIIEESGGKQVRMANLATVGSHAVNGVAALHTELLKQDVLRDFYKLWPEKFNNKTNGVTPRRWVLLANPALSGLITEKIGDTWLKHLDELRKLEAFVDDKDFRDRWRQIKQANKQKLADYIMAHNCVEVDVNSIFDIQVKRIHEYKRQHLDLLHIIALYLRIKQNPSIQMTPRTFIFGGKAAPGYFMAKLIIKAINAVADVVNRDPDVHGRLKVVFLANFSASLGQLIYPAADLSEQISTAGKEASGTGNMKFTMNGALTIGTLDGANIEIREEVGEENFFLFGLTAAEVEQMKSEGYNPYSFYEKNEELRHVLDRLSMGYFSPGEKDLFKPLVDALLHRDDYMLLADYQAYADCQAKVSEAYKDVELWTTMSILNVARSGKFSSDRTIKEYCDDIWKVKPVKVELEPYDPAKATLKVGG
- a CDS encoding SpoIIE family protein phosphatase translates to MKNLANIATHVFMKPNKIINVINTSWWIDNAIVALLYFVFGALVLKLPQSPLGSPFWPSAGIAVGALLARGRSRWFGIFLGAALNSLLNSKVPFIFAIMAGLAPAIGALVSTTLVLHFNKTNYFLGYVNHFVVFALSVTFSGTILQALLGSSIVLWAGLLPLDIYWSVTLGWWVGDVVGILVFAPLILAWWNKETKIKLNKIKQKLDILDNQFDFKELFFAVTLLIVISYLALIKSQPIEYLLLPSLLWSAFRFGSKITTLLVTTTAMVASISTAYRIGVFYKVSQESSSLLLLQLFMGVISITAIVVLALVAENNRAAAKLQEQVFLKDQAYTQLDQVNKNLEDIIAERTSELVEANREISFLNQQLTTENIRMSSELAVTRRLQEMILPKVKELNSIAELDIVGFMEPADEVGGDYYDVLQQNGRIKIGIGDVTGHGLESGVIMIMVQTAIRALLINGETDPVRFLSTVNHTIYENIQRMNSDKNLSLILMDYHENVLRLSGQHESVIVSRANGDVEIIDTDSLGFPIGLTDEISEFIFEININLELDDVVVLYTDGITEAENVNKQFYGLPRLIEVIKQNYQDSVDQIREMIIADVREFIDSSKVYDDITLVVMKRKI